In the Nicotiana tabacum cultivar K326 chromosome 16, ASM71507v2, whole genome shotgun sequence genome, one interval contains:
- the LOC142170629 gene encoding uncharacterized protein LOC142170629, which translates to MGTGRKFWVTIVYAYNDMALRRPLWQDIKEVYDQMNGPWAVLGDINCVLNMDERIGSPIALAKIKDFRKCVGECNLQDLKSSGTFYTWNNKQEGQYRVYNRIDRVIVSIEWMVALPDSQVHFMSEGLFDHYPALINCKDESRGSHEGIKSLEIQQDPRNEELLKKERLLSEDCYSWIEAMNQYLSQKCKLQWLAQGDQNTKMFHSMLKTGRNTSRIFSDLRHQQRGLQLRSLNSTKIYWELVQLMEVNTCLVREGNILKDDQRSMLEREFNSEEVKEALWGISGDKSPGLDGYGSQFFKDSWDIVKGDVIEAVM; encoded by the exons ATGGGGACAGGAAGGAAGTTCTGGGTTACCATAGTCTATGCCTATAATGACATGGCACTCAGAAGACCATTGTGGCAAGATATTAAAGAAGTATATGATCAAATGAATGGCCCATGGGCAGTGTTGGGAGACATTAACTGTGTACTCAATATGGATGAGAGAATAGGGAGCCCAATTGCACTAGCAAAAATAAAGGATTTCAGGAAATGTGTGGGTGAATGCAACTTGCAGGATTTGAAGTCATCAGGAACATTTTACACCTGGAATAACAAGCAGGAAGGGCAGTATAGGGTATACAATAGAATTGACAGAGTGATTGTAAGTATTGAATGGATGGTAGCACTACCTGACTCACAAGTGCACTTTATGAGCGAAGGGCTATTTGACCATTACCCTGCACTGATAAACTG TAAAGATGAAAGCAGAGGAAGTCATGAAGGAATTAAAAGCCTGGAAATTCAGCAAGATCCAAGGAATGAAGAACTACTGAAGAAGGAAAGACTACTATCAGAGGACTGCTACAGCTGGATAGAAGCCATGAATCAGTACTTAAGTCAAAAATGCAAACTACAATGGCTAGCACAAGGAGATCAAAATACAAAGATGTTCCACAGTATGCTGAAGACCGGGAGGAACACGAGCAGAATATTCTCAGATTTGAGACATCAGCAGAGGGGATTGCAACTACGTTCATTGAATTCTACAAAGATCTACTGGGAACTAGTACAGCTAATGGAGGTGAATACTTGCCTTGTCAGGGAAGGCAATATACTCAAAGATGACCAGAGGAGTATGCTAGAAAGAGAGTTTAACTCAGAAGAAGTGAAAGAGGCATTATGGGGGATATCTGGGGATAAATCTCCAGGACTAGATGGTTATGGGAGTCAATTCTTTAAGGATAGCTGGGATATTGTAAAGGGTGATGTGATTGAAGCTGTAATGTAG